A genomic window from Elaeis guineensis isolate ETL-2024a chromosome 3, EG11, whole genome shotgun sequence includes:
- the LOC105042019 gene encoding uncharacterized protein yields MDLLEMPLEAIVLRFHSLPAAVAAGSLWACLAVLAAALGIWRIRAVGSRSDDVSLPHSPITSKSEPGQAPSPSPAPAPSTVPKSPKPTVRAPHCHVEDAGTPKARFTAYYGSCDWFDVEDDGDEQVEVDNGRKDDGARVVRARLTAPLEGFGWEGLMVGRRGDLGWYRYQDLTALNGSVVRLWETATSRRRSPMEL; encoded by the coding sequence ATGGACCTCCTCGAAATGCCCTTGGAGGCCATCGTGCTCCGCTTCCACTCCCTTCCCGCCGCCGTCGCCGCCGGCTCCCTCTGGGCCTGCCTCGCCGTCCTCGCCGCCGCCCTCGGCATCTGGCGCATCCGCGCCGTCGGATCCCGATCCGACGACGTCTCTCTCCCCCACTCCCCCATCACTTCCAAGTCCGAGCCGGGACAAGCCCCGTCTCCGTCTCCGGCGCCGGCGCCATCGACGGTGCCGAAGTCTCCCAAGCCGACCGTGCGGGCCCCGCACTGTCACGTGGAGGACGCCGGCACTCCCAAGGCCCGGTTCACGGCGTACTACGGCTCCTGCGACTGGTTCGACGTGGAGGATGACGGCGATGAGCAAGTGGAGGTGGATAATGGACGGAAGGATGACGGCGCTCGTGTCGTCAGGGCTCGTTTGACGGCGCCGTTGGAGGGATTTGGGTGGGAGGGGTTGATGGTTGGGAGGCGGGGGGATCTTGGGTGGTACCGTTACCAGGACCTGACGGCCCTTAACGGCAGCGTCGTCCGGTTGTGGGAGACGGCGACGTCACGAAGGAGGTCGCCGATGGAATTGTAG